The DNA sequence GGTCGAATGGCACGCGGTGTCGGTCGACACGCACAAGAGCGAAGGCGCCTATCAGTTCAAGGTCGGCCAGTAATTCATGAGTGAAGCGCTGGTGCTGTGCCGGTTTCTGCATTTCATCGTGGTGTTGATGCTGTTCGGGGCCTGGCTGTTCCGGCCACTGTTGCTCAAGGATGAAGCGCCGACGCTGGACCGGCACCTCGCGCGACTGACCCGCTGGCTGGCAGCGATCGCTCTGGCCAGCGGCATGATCTGGGCGTTGTTGATTACCGCAAGCATGGCCGGTTCGGCGGCTGCCGCGTTTGATCCGGCGACCGTCGAGCTGGTTCTCGGTCATACGTTTTTCGGTCAGGTCTGGCGCTGGCATCTGCTCATCAATGCGCTGTTGCTGGCGTTGCTGTTTACGCCTTGGCGTTCGAACCGGCCATTGCGGCTGGGCCTGAGCGCACTGCTGCTGATGACACTGGCACCGGTCGGTCACGGCGCAATGCTCGACGGCTTCAGCGGGCAGATGCTGATCCTCAATCAAGCCATTCACCTGACCTGCGTGGGTGCCTGGCTCGGCGGGCTGCTGATACTGGTGATGATCCTGCGCCGACCCGAACACGCCGTGCGCAAAGTCTTGCAGCGATTCAGCGGACTCGGCTACGCACTGGTCGCCGGCCTGCTGCTCACCGGGCTGATCAACGTGCGCGTGCTCACCGGCCAATGGTGGCCGACGCCGCTGTTTTCGGGGTTCGCCCTGATCCTGTCGATCAAGGCGCTGCTGGTGTTAGGCATGCTCGCACTGGCGCTGTTCAATCGCCTGCGGATCAACGAGTGCGAACAACGGATCGACACCCTCAAGCGCAGCGTCATGCTCGAGTGGCTGCTGGGGATCGGCGCCGTGGCCGCCGTTTCCGTGCTCGGCACCCTGCCGCCGATGATCGCCACCTGAGGTCAGTGTTTCTGGGTGTCGCCCGCCGCCGTATCAATGCTGACCACCACCGACATCCCTGGCCGCAACCGCTCGCTCTCCTGCTGATCCGGATCGATGGTGATGCGCACCGGCACCCGCTGGGCGATTTTCACGAAGTTGCCGGTGGCGTTGTCGGCCTGCAACAACGCGAATTCGGAACCGGTGCCCGGGGAGATGTGCTGCACGTGGCCGGTGAATTTGCGGTGATTCAAGCCATCGACGGTGAAGCTCGCCGGTTGCCCGACGCGCACGTTATCCATCTGGGTTTCTTTCATGTTGGCGATCACCCATTTCTGGTTCGGCACCAGCGCCATCAACTGCGCCCCGGAGTTGACGTAAGCGCCGAGACGCACGCCGATCTGCCCCAACTGACCGTCGCGCGGGGCGATGATCCGGGTGTTGGACAAGTCGATTCGTGCCAGCTGCACCGCCGCCTCGGCACTGGCCACCGCCGCTTCCAGAGAGCCGCGATTGACGATCACCGTCTGCAGATCCTGCCGGGCGATTTCCAGATTGGCCTTGGCCTGTGCCAGCGCCGCGATGCTTTGCGCATTGGCGGCCAGCGCCACGTCCATCTCACGTTTGGACACGGAGCCGTCGTTGACCAGCGCCTTGTTGCGCCGCAGGTCCGCCTCGCTTTTGCGTAGCTGCGCTTCGCTGTCGGCCACCACTGCCTGTCGCAGCTTGATCGTCGCCTCGGCGCTGTTGCGCTGCTGCACCACGTTGGCCAGCGAAGCCTTCTGCACCGCCAGTTGCGCCAGCGACTGGTCGAGGCGTTGCTGATAAATACGATCATCGAGACGCACCAGCAAATCGCCCTCTTTCACAAACTGGAAATCCTGCACCGGCACTTCAAACACATAACCGCTGAGCTGCGGACCGATGATCGTCACCTGCCCGCGCACCAAGGCGTTTTCAGTGGTCTCGACCGCGCTGCTGAACGGTGGCAACTGCCAGGCGTACAGCACGATCAGCACGCCGACGATGGCAATCGCGGCAAAGCCCAGCGACGAGATGATGCGCACCCGCAACGAGCGCGGCTCGGTATTCGGTGATGACGGCGGCGCCACGCCTTCAGGGGTCGCGGCGATGGCATTGGTGGTCGTGGTAGTCGGTTCGGTCATGAAGAAGTGGCACCGCTGGAAGGTACGGAAGGTGTCGGGGCGACAGTTTTGGTGGTGCTGATCAGCCACAGCGCACGGATGGAGATCCAGATCATGGTCAGGATCGCGATCACCGCAATCAGCATGAACACATCGTTATAGGCCAGCACGTTGGCTTCGCGAGTGGCGGCGTTGGCCAGGCTGCGAATACCGGCCAGATTGCGCAGGCTCGGGTCGGCGATCAGCGAGCCGACCGCCGACCCGCCGCTCTGCACCCGGGCGGCGACACGCGGGTCGGACATCACCAGTTGCTCGACGATGTGGCTGGAATGAAATTTCTCGCGCACGATCTGGAACGTCCCCAGCAACGCAGCGCCGATCAGGCCGCCGAGGTTGTTGCAGATCCCGAACAACACGGAAAAGCTCACGAGATTGCGCGGATTGGTCAGCACGTTGCGCGTACCCAGCACCATGGTCGGGCCAAGGAAAAATGTACTGCCGAACGCCAGGAGGAACTGGCTGAAATACAGGTTGGCGGGGCGGGTCAGGTTGTTCGATGAGCTGTCCATGATTGAGCCGGTGGCCATCAACGCCAGCGAGACAATCAGCGGCATCAGCAGGTGTTTCGGATCGATGGTCAGCGCACTGGTCAGCAGCCCGGCGACGCTGCCGATCAGCATCACCACGTACAAGCTATGAAGCTGCTGGCTGCTCATGTTCAGGTTTTGCATGAAGCCCACGGCGCCGGTGGATTGCTCGGAGGTCACCATGCGAATCAGGATCACCGCCAGCGCCAGGCGGATCATCACCCCGCTGCCGAGCCAGCGGGTCATCAGCATCGGGTTGCTGCGGTTATGTTCGATGGCCAGCCCCGCGAGAATCAGGGCAATCGACGCGGCCAGGGCGATGCCGATCCAGTCGGCTTCCAGCCACCAGTCGATGCGGCCCAGGGACAACACGGCGCACAACAGCGCGACGCCGCTGGCAAGGATGGCGAAGGTGAGGAAGTCGAGGGGTTCGAAAGTCTTGAACCGGTCACCCGGCGGCAATTTGAGCATCAGGACGCAGCCCAGCGACAGCAGCGCCATGCCCAATTCGAACAGGTACAGGCCGCGCCATTCGGCGATTTGCAACAGGTCTTCGGAAAACAGTCGCGCCAGCGGCAAGGCCAGTTGCGAAGTGCCAAGGCCCAGCACCAACGCTTTCATCCGCCATTTGGCCGGGAATGCCTGCACCATGTAATACAGGCCCAGCGAGCTCAACGCCGCGCCGACCATGCCGTGGGCCGCACGCACGGCGACCGCCGAATTCAGGTCATTGACGAACAGATGGCCGAAAGTCACCAGCGCATACAGCACCAGAAACACCTCGGTGAACGCCCGCAGCCCGAACTGCTGGCGAAACTTCACCAGCAGCAGGTTCATCGACACGTTGGTCATCACGTACGCCGCCGGCAACCAGGCCATCTCCGCCGTGGTCGCCCCGAGCGCGCCTTGCAGGTAAGGCAGATTGGCGACTACAAGCGAATTGCCCAACCCGCCGGTCAATGCCACCAGCAACCCCACCAGCGCATAGGCCAGGCGCTTGGGGTTGGAATGCAGCGGCGTCGAAGGGGAACCGGGCAGACTGGGCTTCTCGTGGGGCTGCCAGTTGCGCGGGGCGTATTGATCCATGGAAAAGCCTTGTGCTGTAGTCGCTGAAGTGTGCCGCAAATCCTGCCAAACACATATCCACTGTGGGAGAGAGCTTGCTCCCACAAGGGATTTTGGGTGGATTCGTAAATTTTGTTTAAAGGTCATCTCGCCCGCAGCGGATTTTTCCCAGGCATGGCGAATGCCAACCTTGCAGCACTTCTCAACCTGCAAGGTGCCCGTTATGACCACTCCCCGCTGGCAACGCTCCCCGCGTCTGCTGAAAAACCTGCTGGCCGCCGCGCTGTTGCTGCCCGCCCTCGCCTTCGCTCAGGAACGCCCGTGGCCGGATGGCTCGCAACTGGTGATTTCGGTATCGATGCAATTCGAAACCGGCGGCCAGCCCGAGGGCGCTGAAAGTCCGTTCTCCGGTACACCGCTGCCAAAAGGCTATCCGGATCTGCCGGCGCAGACCTGGTTCGATTACGGCTACAAGGAAGGCCTGTGGCGCATGCTCGATCTGTGGGATCGCACCGGCATCAAGGTCACCTCCCACGTGGTCGGCGAAGCGGCGCTCAAGCACCCGGAACTCGCCAGGGCAATTGCCGAGCGCGGCCATGAACTGGCGGCCCACGGCATGCGCTGGGCCGATTCGTACAACATGAACTACGCCCAGGAAAAACAGTTCATCGGCGATGGCGTCGCGGCGGTGGAAAAAATCACCGGCCAGCGCTCGGTCGGCTACAACGCCAACTGGCTGCGCCGCAGTCCCAATACGCTGAAGGTGCTGCAGGATCTGAACTTTACCTATCACATCGACGACGTCAGCCGTGACGAGCCGTTCGTGACCATGGTCCGTGGACGTAAATTCGCCGTCGTGCCGTATACCCTGCGCAACAACGACATCGTGCTGGTCGAGGGCCGGCACTTCTCCGCCGAGCAGTTCTATCAGCAATTGGTACTGGAGTTTGATCGCCTCTACGCCGAAGGCGCGAGCAAGCGACGGATGATGTCGGTGAGCTTGCACGATCGCATCGGCGGCACGCCTGCGATGGTAGAAGCCATGGAGCGTTTCATCCGTTACGCCCAATCCCATCCGAAAGTGAAATTCATGCGCAAGGATCAGATCGCGCAAATCGTGCTGACCGAAAAAAATCCGCTGATCGATAACACTGAAGCGCTCTACAACCAGTAAAAACGCCCGAAAGCAGCCCTCTTCACAGCGCTTGGAGGGCTGCCCGCTGACGCGAACTCATCGTACAACGCCCTGTTGACTTTTCCGGAAAACCTCGCAAATATCCGCAACCATGTTGTACGACGACGTATAACAAATAATAAAAACAACAAATGAAACAGGGAGCGTCACAGTGAGCACACTCGTCTGCAATTCCGTCCGCACATCCCGTTTTTCTGTCCCCCGCCCGCGTTCCACCCTGAGCCTGATCGGCTGCAGCAGTCTGGCCCTCTTCTTGCCGATGAGCGCCGATGCCGAGGGTTTCATCGAAGACAGCAAAGCCACGCTGAACCTGCGCAACGCCTACTTCAATCGCAACTTCGTCAACCCGAACTATCCCCAGGGCAAGGCTGAAGAGTGGACGCAAAACTTCATCCTCGACGCCAAATCCGGTTTCACCCAGGGCACCGTCGGGTTTGGCCTGGACGTATTGGGGCTGTACTCGCAGAAACTCGATGGCGGTAAAGGCACGGGCGGTACGCAGTTGTTGCCGATTCACGATGACGGGCGTCCGGCGGACAACTTCGGGCGCCTGGGTGTAGCGCTCAAGGCCAAGGTGTCGAAGACCGAATTGAAGGTCGGTGAATGGATGCCGGTGTTGCCCATCCTGCGCTCGGACGATGGTCGCTCCCTGCCACAGACCTTTCGCGGTGGCCAGATCACGTCCACCGAAATCAATGGCCTGACCCTGTACGGTGGCCAGTTCCGTGGCAACAGCCCGCGCAACGATGCGAGCATGGAAGACATGTCGATGAACGGCCGAGGCGCATTCACGTCCGACCGCTTCAACTTCGGCGGCGGCGAATACACCTTCAACGACAAACGCACGCTTGTCGGTGTGTGG is a window from the Pseudomonas gozinkensis genome containing:
- a CDS encoding OprD family porin, encoding MSTLVCNSVRTSRFSVPRPRSTLSLIGCSSLALFLPMSADAEGFIEDSKATLNLRNAYFNRNFVNPNYPQGKAEEWTQNFILDAKSGFTQGTVGFGLDVLGLYSQKLDGGKGTGGTQLLPIHDDGRPADNFGRLGVALKAKVSKTELKVGEWMPVLPILRSDDGRSLPQTFRGGQITSTEINGLTLYGGQFRGNSPRNDASMEDMSMNGRGAFTSDRFNFGGGEYTFNDKRTLVGVWYAELSDIYQQQYFNLSHSQPLGDWTLGANLGFFTGKEDGSAQAGDLDNKTAFAMLSAKYGGNTFYIGLQKLTGDDAWMRVNGTSGGTLANDSYNASYDNAQERSWQIRHDYNFVVLGVPGLTLMNRYISGDNVHTGTITDGKEWGRESELAYTVQSGPLKNLNVKWRNATIRRDFSTNEFDENRIFISYPISLL
- a CDS encoding MFS transporter — translated: MDQYAPRNWQPHEKPSLPGSPSTPLHSNPKRLAYALVGLLVALTGGLGNSLVVANLPYLQGALGATTAEMAWLPAAYVMTNVSMNLLLVKFRQQFGLRAFTEVFLVLYALVTFGHLFVNDLNSAVAVRAAHGMVGAALSSLGLYYMVQAFPAKWRMKALVLGLGTSQLALPLARLFSEDLLQIAEWRGLYLFELGMALLSLGCVLMLKLPPGDRFKTFEPLDFLTFAILASGVALLCAVLSLGRIDWWLEADWIGIALAASIALILAGLAIEHNRSNPMLMTRWLGSGVMIRLALAVILIRMVTSEQSTGAVGFMQNLNMSSQQLHSLYVVMLIGSVAGLLTSALTIDPKHLLMPLIVSLALMATGSIMDSSSNNLTRPANLYFSQFLLAFGSTFFLGPTMVLGTRNVLTNPRNLVSFSVLFGICNNLGGLIGAALLGTFQIVREKFHSSHIVEQLVMSDPRVAARVQSGGSAVGSLIADPSLRNLAGIRSLANAATREANVLAYNDVFMLIAVIAILTMIWISIRALWLISTTKTVAPTPSVPSSGATSS
- the copD gene encoding copper homeostasis membrane protein CopD yields the protein MSEALVLCRFLHFIVVLMLFGAWLFRPLLLKDEAPTLDRHLARLTRWLAAIALASGMIWALLITASMAGSAAAAFDPATVELVLGHTFFGQVWRWHLLINALLLALLFTPWRSNRPLRLGLSALLLMTLAPVGHGAMLDGFSGQMLILNQAIHLTCVGAWLGGLLILVMILRRPEHAVRKVLQRFSGLGYALVAGLLLTGLINVRVLTGQWWPTPLFSGFALILSIKALLVLGMLALALFNRLRINECEQRIDTLKRSVMLEWLLGIGAVAAVSVLGTLPPMIAT
- a CDS encoding HlyD family secretion protein; amino-acid sequence: MTEPTTTTTNAIAATPEGVAPPSSPNTEPRSLRVRIISSLGFAAIAIVGVLIVLYAWQLPPFSSAVETTENALVRGQVTIIGPQLSGYVFEVPVQDFQFVKEGDLLVRLDDRIYQQRLDQSLAQLAVQKASLANVVQQRNSAEATIKLRQAVVADSEAQLRKSEADLRRNKALVNDGSVSKREMDVALAANAQSIAALAQAKANLEIARQDLQTVIVNRGSLEAAVASAEAAVQLARIDLSNTRIIAPRDGQLGQIGVRLGAYVNSGAQLMALVPNQKWVIANMKETQMDNVRVGQPASFTVDGLNHRKFTGHVQHISPGTGSEFALLQADNATGNFVKIAQRVPVRITIDPDQQESERLRPGMSVVVSIDTAAGDTQKH
- a CDS encoding polysaccharide deacetylase family protein, with translation MTTPRWQRSPRLLKNLLAAALLLPALAFAQERPWPDGSQLVISVSMQFETGGQPEGAESPFSGTPLPKGYPDLPAQTWFDYGYKEGLWRMLDLWDRTGIKVTSHVVGEAALKHPELARAIAERGHELAAHGMRWADSYNMNYAQEKQFIGDGVAAVEKITGQRSVGYNANWLRRSPNTLKVLQDLNFTYHIDDVSRDEPFVTMVRGRKFAVVPYTLRNNDIVLVEGRHFSAEQFYQQLVLEFDRLYAEGASKRRMMSVSLHDRIGGTPAMVEAMERFIRYAQSHPKVKFMRKDQIAQIVLTEKNPLIDNTEALYNQ